One Streptomyces sp. P9-A2 DNA window includes the following coding sequences:
- the mqnP gene encoding menaquinone biosynthesis prenyltransferase MqnP → MMTTADGVVDSGAAPRPAGRVKAFLRLVMIEHSVFALPFAYIAALTAMYEWDENIHWGKLLLVTIAMVGLRTFAMAANRIIDREIDARNPRTAHRELVTGAMSVRHAWTGAIIALVVFLGAAALLNPLCLILAPVAVIPMVVYPYGKRFTNFPQAILGLAQAMGPVGGWLAVTGSWSWDAVVLGLAVGIWIGGFDLIYACQDVDTDREVGVKSVPARFGIPAAVWGARACHAVTTALFVWFAVLTGAGAFFWLGLVIVAAAFVYEHTIVRPTDLTRLNRAFFSTNGFIGISLFVCALIDLLVRGLTL, encoded by the coding sequence ATGATGACCACCGCCGACGGGGTCGTGGACTCGGGCGCGGCACCGCGGCCGGCCGGCCGCGTGAAGGCCTTCCTGCGCCTGGTGATGATCGAGCACTCCGTGTTCGCGCTGCCCTTCGCCTACATCGCCGCCCTCACCGCGATGTACGAGTGGGACGAGAACATCCACTGGGGCAAGCTGCTCCTGGTCACGATCGCCATGGTCGGCCTGCGCACCTTCGCGATGGCCGCCAACCGGATCATCGACCGCGAGATCGACGCCCGTAACCCGCGCACCGCCCACCGTGAGCTGGTCACCGGCGCGATGTCGGTCAGGCACGCGTGGACCGGCGCGATCATCGCCCTGGTGGTGTTCCTGGGCGCGGCGGCGCTGCTCAACCCGCTCTGCCTGATCCTCGCGCCGGTCGCGGTGATCCCGATGGTGGTCTACCCGTACGGCAAGCGGTTCACGAACTTCCCGCAGGCCATCCTCGGACTCGCCCAGGCCATGGGCCCGGTCGGCGGCTGGCTGGCCGTCACCGGTTCCTGGTCCTGGGACGCGGTCGTCCTCGGCCTCGCGGTCGGCATCTGGATCGGCGGCTTCGACCTCATCTACGCCTGCCAGGACGTCGACACCGACCGCGAGGTCGGCGTGAAGTCGGTCCCGGCCCGCTTCGGCATCCCCGCCGCCGTCTGGGGCGCCCGCGCCTGCCACGCCGTGACGACGGCCCTGTTCGTCTGGTTCGCGGTGCTCACCGGCGCCGGCGCGTTCTTCTGGCTCGGCCTGGTGATCGTCGCGGCGGCCTTCGTCTACGAGCACACCATCGTCCGCCCGACCGACCTGACCCGCCTGAACAGGGCGTTCTTCTCGACGAACGGCTTCATCGGCATCAGCCTCTTCGTCTGCGCCCTGATCGACCTTTTGGTGCGTGGGCTCACCTTGTAG